A portion of the Enterobacter sp. SA187 genome contains these proteins:
- a CDS encoding fimbrial protein, producing MRHSVIKMAQIAVLVAGGLGTVNAMAADGQIRITGEVINKTCTVAINGAPSSTLLNIDPVAAVDLNKDVKSAKGTTYKASRDMRTVNITLESCVLPQGKTKVAVSFDSTGYADAGTSTYTNSLLNSVNTMDVAAKGIQIGFTKINGSDLMMDLNGLDDTADYKDTNSGAQTYSFETRYVQTAAKAEDVTAGDIETVATFSVVYL from the coding sequence ATGCGACATTCAGTTATTAAGATGGCTCAGATTGCTGTGCTGGTTGCTGGTGGTTTGGGGACAGTAAATGCGATGGCTGCTGATGGCCAAATTCGTATTACCGGTGAAGTCATTAATAAAACTTGCACAGTAGCAATCAACGGCGCGCCGTCTTCTACATTGTTGAATATCGATCCGGTTGCTGCCGTCGATCTGAATAAAGATGTTAAGTCCGCTAAAGGCACGACTTATAAAGCATCTCGTGATATGCGTACCGTAAATATTACTCTGGAAAGCTGCGTCCTGCCTCAGGGGAAAACTAAAGTTGCGGTCAGTTTTGATTCTACTGGCTATGCGGATGCGGGCACCAGCACCTATACAAATAGCCTGCTGAATTCTGTGAATACCATGGATGTTGCCGCGAAAGGCATCCAGATCGGTTTCACTAAAATTAATGGCAGCGATCTGATGATGGATTTGAACGGCCTGGATGATACTGCAGATTATAAAGACACCAATTCAGGTGCGCAGACCTACAGTTTCGAAACTCGCTACGTTCAGACGGCTGCTAAAGCAGAAGATGTCACCGCCGGTGATATCGAAACGGTAGCCACTTTCAGCGTCGTTTATTTGTAA
- a CDS encoding MurR/RpiR family transcriptional regulator: MGYSIDIISCITDRFVELTTTEKRIAQFILDDVQSAATLPIAEMARLTSTSQASITRFARAIGCKDVRELKVKLAQSLAVGQRFIIDVPDLEGVQGIYGTIINVLEMNRRALDAASLNKAVGWLSGARQILAFGMGGGSTICAQELQFRLFRLGLPVVSQNDGLLVRMMAASVSPGDVVIALSLGGFTPEVVESAGIARQYGAKVIAITPEATPLAQLADLVLPLIVRENDYIFKPSTSRYAMLAMIDVLATELAMANKSQAKDRLRRIKLALDSHRGGADRQPLGD; the protein is encoded by the coding sequence ATGGGTTATTCCATCGACATCATCTCTTGTATCACCGACCGCTTCGTGGAACTCACCACCACTGAAAAGCGTATCGCGCAGTTTATTCTGGATGACGTACAGTCTGCCGCCACGCTGCCGATCGCGGAGATGGCGCGTCTGACCAGTACCAGCCAGGCGTCGATCACCCGTTTCGCCCGCGCTATTGGCTGCAAAGATGTGCGTGAACTGAAGGTGAAACTGGCGCAGTCGCTGGCGGTCGGCCAGCGTTTTATTATCGACGTGCCGGATCTGGAAGGCGTGCAGGGAATTTACGGCACCATCATTAACGTGCTGGAGATGAACCGTCGCGCGCTGGATGCGGCCTCGCTGAATAAAGCGGTGGGCTGGCTGAGCGGGGCGCGGCAGATCCTGGCGTTCGGTATGGGGGGCGGCTCCACCATCTGCGCGCAGGAACTCCAGTTCCGTCTGTTTCGCCTTGGCCTGCCGGTGGTGAGTCAGAATGACGGGCTGCTGGTGCGCATGATGGCGGCCTCGGTGTCGCCTGGTGACGTGGTGATCGCGCTGTCGCTGGGCGGCTTTACGCCGGAGGTGGTGGAAAGCGCGGGCATCGCCAGACAGTATGGCGCGAAGGTAATCGCCATCACGCCGGAAGCGACGCCGCTGGCGCAGCTGGCGGACCTGGTGCTGCCGCTGATTGTGCGTGAAAACGACTACATCTTTAAGCCGAGCACATCGCGCTACGCCATGCTGGCGATGATCGACGTGCTGGCGACAGAATTAGCGATGGCTAACAAAAGCCAGGCGAAAGACCGCTTGCGCAGAATTAAGCTGGCGCTGGACAGCCATCGCGGCGGCGCGGATCGGCAACCGCTGGGGGATTAA
- a CDS encoding fimbria/pilus periplasmic chaperone produces the protein MSVKYLATIVAAMLAVSASAWADVVINTTRVVYKEAAKEVNVRLTNEGTRPLLVQSWLDDGRATESPENIDLPFMITPPVSRIDAKKGQTLRISKMAANFPKDRESIYYLNVLEVPPKAKGEAQASNKLQLAFRTRIKMFYRPEALTVKPQDAAAKVEWRAENGALIAKNNSPYYVTFNMMKVGNNMAKSGMVAPFATEKFEFDNKAFKPSAGASLAYSYISDYGNDVEGTAVIK, from the coding sequence ATGTCAGTTAAATATTTAGCTACAATTGTGGCAGCGATGCTGGCCGTGAGCGCATCAGCATGGGCAGATGTTGTCATTAATACCACTCGAGTGGTCTATAAAGAAGCGGCCAAAGAAGTTAACGTTCGCCTGACTAACGAGGGCACGCGTCCGCTACTGGTGCAGTCATGGCTGGATGATGGCCGTGCGACCGAATCGCCGGAAAATATTGATCTGCCTTTTATGATCACACCGCCGGTCTCACGCATTGATGCGAAAAAAGGGCAGACGTTACGTATTTCCAAAATGGCCGCCAATTTTCCCAAAGATCGTGAAAGCATCTACTATTTAAACGTGCTGGAAGTTCCGCCAAAAGCAAAAGGCGAGGCACAAGCGAGCAACAAATTACAGCTGGCATTCCGTACCCGTATTAAGATGTTCTATCGTCCAGAGGCGTTAACCGTCAAACCACAAGACGCGGCGGCGAAAGTTGAATGGCGTGCTGAAAATGGTGCGTTAATTGCAAAAAACAACTCCCCTTATTATGTGACGTTCAACATGATGAAAGTCGGTAATAATATGGCGAAGTCAGGAATGGTTGCGCCTTTTGCAACGGAAAAATTCGAGTTTGATAACAAAGCATTTAAACCTTCTGCGGGAGCCAGCCTGGCCTATAGCTATATTTCTGATTATGGTAATGATGTAGAGGGTACTGCTGTTATCAAATAA
- a CDS encoding fimbria/pilus outer membrane usher protein codes for MDMLVSERFRLSRIAGAFILMNVAGGVFAAETETVEQNSLSPASSVENSNAQQEGESKESEIAGTEDEEVEFNNIFLSNSPIDVSRFSKGNPVTAGKYNVSVVLNEREMGKFEIQFDDNPQDPLRALPCFRLKELAKLGIDIGAINVSGMEEENCVSLKTLIPQASWKMDINDQRFILTIPQAMERATRPDEVPDTLWDDGINAAFVSYNTSYYRSSYSGVESDSGWMGLDGGLNLLGWRVRVRGDANYAKESGTTFDSSNLYAEHDVAPLKSQLRVGEIYSSSTFFDAFPLRGVTLSSDTRMLPDSLNSFRPVIRGVAESNAKIIVSQAGTKILETTVPPGAFSIDNYNPISSSEQLDVTIQEADGRTRQLIIPYNGGGQLLYPGVSLYTLAVGEYDGASSSDKPVVGQGTWQYGLNNYLSLYTGAEYMSDYYSVIGGVALNTPVGAVSLDLTQSHLSAEDGSRKGQSLGIKYNSYITPTNTSFNIAAYRYSTKDFFTLGEAADYLSNTDWQDMDDRLKSQVQINVSQTLEAGWGSFYSSAMLSEYWRSGRKEKSYQLGYSNSLGRVSYSVSVNRYYTGDNEKDDQLYLSLSVPLGDRAEDKSPLFDYLNTSYTRSSKGDRNLSASTSGYNQDAGLNYGVNANYRQNGYDGNKIENIGANASWDTRYGSWGASLSADTENSRQMSVSGSGGVLLHKGGITLGRTINGDTPVALIEAKGAKGARAMGDNASRINSAGYAYVSNLSPYRFNDVSIDPSKMEQDTELKETSTRVVPRAGAVIYVPFATDDRRSVFFHLKLKNGKNIPLGAEVVDDSNNQLGIAGQNSRIFTRGIAEKGRLTVKWGEDMSEQCSFNYQLPTRDDIKLRTDTLSVDNINCD; via the coding sequence ATGGATATGTTAGTTAGCGAACGTTTTCGTTTATCACGTATTGCTGGCGCATTCATTTTAATGAATGTTGCCGGAGGAGTTTTCGCTGCGGAAACGGAAACAGTTGAGCAAAATAGTCTCTCACCTGCATCATCAGTAGAAAATTCGAATGCGCAGCAAGAGGGTGAAAGTAAAGAAAGTGAAATAGCGGGAACTGAAGATGAAGAGGTGGAATTCAATAACATCTTTTTATCAAATTCCCCAATTGATGTAAGCCGTTTTTCCAAAGGAAACCCTGTCACTGCCGGGAAGTATAATGTTTCGGTTGTACTTAACGAGCGGGAAATGGGGAAATTTGAAATTCAATTTGATGATAACCCGCAAGATCCGTTAAGAGCGCTGCCCTGCTTTCGCCTGAAAGAACTGGCTAAGCTTGGCATTGATATTGGCGCAATTAATGTCTCTGGCATGGAAGAAGAAAACTGCGTTTCGCTGAAGACGCTGATACCACAAGCCAGCTGGAAAATGGATATTAACGATCAGCGTTTTATTCTGACTATTCCACAAGCGATGGAACGGGCAACCCGCCCTGATGAAGTGCCGGATACGCTCTGGGACGATGGCATCAACGCGGCCTTTGTCAGCTATAACACCAGTTATTATCGCTCGAGCTATAGCGGCGTTGAGTCCGACAGCGGTTGGATGGGCCTGGATGGCGGTCTGAATTTACTGGGGTGGCGTGTCCGTGTCCGTGGCGATGCGAACTACGCAAAAGAGAGTGGCACCACGTTTGACAGTTCAAACCTGTACGCGGAGCATGATGTTGCACCGCTTAAATCTCAGTTGCGGGTAGGTGAGATATACAGCAGCAGCACATTTTTTGATGCGTTTCCATTACGCGGCGTGACGCTGAGCAGCGACACGCGCATGTTGCCCGACTCTCTGAACAGCTTCCGCCCGGTTATTCGTGGGGTCGCGGAGTCGAATGCGAAAATTATCGTCAGTCAGGCAGGCACTAAAATATTAGAAACTACCGTGCCGCCCGGGGCGTTTTCGATCGATAACTATAATCCGATCAGCTCCAGCGAACAGCTTGACGTCACGATCCAGGAAGCGGATGGCCGGACGCGTCAGCTAATTATCCCATACAACGGCGGTGGGCAATTGCTTTACCCGGGCGTCAGCCTGTACACGCTGGCGGTGGGGGAATATGACGGCGCGAGCAGTAGCGATAAACCGGTGGTCGGCCAGGGTACCTGGCAATACGGTCTGAATAACTATCTGTCATTGTATACTGGTGCTGAATATATGTCGGACTACTACTCCGTTATTGGCGGGGTGGCGCTGAATACGCCGGTTGGCGCAGTTTCTTTAGATTTGACTCAGTCGCATTTGTCAGCAGAAGACGGCAGCCGGAAAGGGCAGAGTCTGGGGATTAAATACAACAGCTATATTACTCCGACGAATACCAGTTTTAATATCGCGGCTTATCGTTATTCGACAAAAGATTTCTTCACGCTGGGTGAGGCGGCAGATTATCTGTCGAATACCGACTGGCAGGACATGGACGATCGGCTTAAATCACAGGTGCAGATTAACGTTAGCCAGACCCTCGAAGCGGGATGGGGCTCGTTTTATTCTTCAGCAATGTTATCGGAGTACTGGCGTTCAGGGCGTAAAGAGAAAAGCTATCAACTGGGATACAGCAACTCCCTGGGCCGGGTCAGCTATAGCGTTTCCGTTAACCGCTATTACACCGGCGATAACGAGAAGGACGATCAGCTCTATCTGTCGTTATCTGTACCGCTCGGCGATCGCGCCGAGGATAAATCGCCGCTGTTTGATTATCTGAACACCAGTTATACCCGTAGCAGTAAGGGAGACCGCAATTTATCGGCTTCGACTTCAGGTTATAACCAGGACGCGGGTCTGAACTACGGCGTCAATGCGAATTATCGTCAGAACGGCTATGACGGGAATAAGATTGAGAATATCGGGGCGAATGCTTCGTGGGATACCCGTTATGGTAGCTGGGGGGCCAGTCTTTCTGCCGATACAGAGAACAGCCGCCAGATGTCGGTGAGCGGCAGCGGTGGCGTTTTACTCCACAAGGGAGGAATAACCCTCGGGCGCACCATCAATGGTGACACGCCTGTTGCATTAATCGAGGCGAAAGGTGCGAAGGGCGCGCGTGCAATGGGGGATAACGCGTCGCGAATTAATAGTGCCGGCTATGCCTATGTCTCTAACCTGTCGCCCTATCGTTTTAATGATGTGAGTATCGATCCCTCGAAAATGGAACAGGATACGGAATTAAAAGAGACGTCCACCCGGGTGGTGCCGCGTGCCGGAGCAGTTATTTATGTCCCCTTTGCCACGGACGATCGTCGCTCGGTATTTTTCCACCTGAAGTTGAAAAATGGCAAAAATATTCCGCTGGGGGCAGAGGTGGTCGATGATTCGAATAATCAGTTAGGTATCGCTGGACAAAATAGTCGAATATTCACCCGTGGCATTGCTGAAAAAGGGCGTTTAACTGTCAAATGGGGTGAAGATATGAGTGAACAGTGTTCTTTTAATTACCAGTTACCTACCAGGGACGATATTAAGTTACGAACAGATACGTTATCAGTCGATAATATTAATTGTGATTAG